A window of Nicotiana sylvestris chromosome 8, ASM39365v2, whole genome shotgun sequence genomic DNA:
agaaccccggatctcaacttgttaagatgtgttgacgccgaagaagcaggaaaaatcatgcatgaagtacacgtaGGAGTGTATGGACCTCATATGAACGGTTATGTCctggcgaagaaaatccttcgagctgGGTATTATTGGATAACCATGGAGAAAGACTGTTTCAGTTTCgtccggaaatgtcatcagtgccaggtacatggagatctgattcatgcacctccaacAGAGCTACATCCTATGTCGGCGCCGTGGCCTTTCGTCGCCTGGGGTATGGACttcattggtccgattgagccgaaagcctcaaatgggcacagattcatattggtcgctatcgactacttcacaaaatgggtcgaagctgtcactctcaaatcggtcactaagaaagccgtggtggatttcgtacattcaaatcttatctgtcattttggtattcctgcaactatcatcacagataatgcggcaaacctgaatagtcatttgatggaggatgtatgcgaacagttcaaaataatgcataggaactccactccttatcggcccaaggccaatggtgctgttgaagcggcaaacaaaaacatcaagaatatCTTGAGAAAAACAATCCAGAGTTCCAGACAGTGGAATGAACAATTACCTTTTGCtttgctgggatatcgcactacaatGCGCACATCAGTAGGCGtaaccccatacttgttggtttatgggacagaagctgtgataccggcagaggtagaaattcctttgcTCCGGACCATTGTCGAAGGAGAGATTGAAGATAgtgagtgggttaagactcgattggagcagttgaccttAATTGACGAAaaacgaatggctgcggtttgtcacgggcagttgtaccaacaaagaatggcccgcgcttacaacaagaaggtgcgacccaggaatttcaaagtaggtcaactggtgttaaggcgcattcttccgcatcaccaggaagcgaaaggaaaatttgctcctaattggaaaggcatCAGGAAGATATTACCAAGATGAGCGTTatatctgggtgatattgaaggaaatgatcctgaaacagctgtgaatgcggatgcagtcaaaaggtactatgtctgagtttacttcggtgatgtcttggcacatttgagatgatgaaggctttttattcccgctacccaaacactatcaactctttcTACAAACCCTTTGAgtcggttacatttctttggctaccctCTTTGGAATCCAAAAGCaccaaaacacaaaaaaaaataaaaattgacttgcctgaactacgtctgacttgattccgaaaggatatgtaggcagcctctctctggggttcagtcataccaaaacaaaaatccaattttccctgaagttgaaactggggcagatgttataatgtttC
This region includes:
- the LOC138874962 gene encoding uncharacterized protein; amino-acid sequence: MHRNSTPYRPKANGAVEAANKNIKNILRKTIQSSRQWNEQLPFALLGYRTTMRTSVGVTPYLLVYGTEAVIPAEVEIPLLRTIVEGEIEDSEWVKTRLEQLTLIDEKRMAAEAKGKFAPNWKGIRKILPR